ACGGTGAGGGTGACCTCGGCGACGTCAAGCGCGGGCAGGTCCGGCAGTGTGGTGGTGATCTGCGGATCTTCCAGGACGGCGCCGCCGGTGGAGCGCAGCCGTACGTGGTTCCAGATACCGGCGGCCCGGTCGCGCACCGGCGGCATCCAGTCCCAGCCGGAGACGGAGAGATAGGTCGGCCCGTTGCGCATCATCATGGTGGCGCCCGCGTCCAGCCAGGACTCGCCGCCGGGGCCCTTGTCCGCGGGGCTGCCCGGCAGGGGCATGGGGCTGATCCGTACGGCCAGTACGTTGTTCTTCCTGCCGTCGTCATGCAGCGCGTCGGTGATGTCGAAGGACTCCCGGGCGAAGGGGTGGCTCATCGCGCCGACCCGGGTGCCGTTGAGCCAGATCTCCGCCGCGTGGTTGATTCCGTCGAACTCCAGCCGGATCCGGCGGCCGCGGCCGGTGTCGAGGCCGTGCGGCAGCCCGAACTCCCGCCGGTACCACCAGGAGTGCCGGGACAGCGCCTCGGGGACCTTGAGGTTGTTGAGACCGGTCACCGGGTCGGGCAGATGTCCCTGCTCGACCAGGGAGGCCAGGACCGTGCCGGGGACGGTGGCCGGGAGCCAGTCGGCGATGTCCACCCCGGAGCCGGAGACCACCGCGCCGTCGTCGGCCGGTGCGAAGTCGTCCATGGTCAGCGCCCAGCCGGATTCGAGCGGGACGGTGCCGTCGGCCGCGACCACCAGGGCGGGCGCGGGGGTGCGGGGCATGGACCAGTCGGTCCAGCTCTCGGCGGCCGGGCGCCCGGCCGAGGCACGGCCGTGGATCCGCAGGCCGTTGAGGCCGAGCGGGTTCTCGTTGGAGCGCTCGGCCACGGTCAGCCGCACCCACCGGCCGGTGGCCGGCTTGTCGAGCGCGATGGTCATGGCGCCGCCGCGGCCGTCGGTGGCGCGGTGCACGGTGGTCCAGTTCCGCTCGTCCTCGGACACCTCCAGGGTGAACGCGACCGCGCAGCTGGACAGGATCTCCTTGCCGGTCGTGCCGTCGCGGGGGTTGCCGCCCGTGCCGGGGACGAAGGGCGGGTCGGAGATCTCGGCCTCGAAGACCAGCTCCACCGACTCCACGGTGCACCGGGCCTGGAGGTCCACGGCGATCCACTGCGGGTCACCGGGCCCGGCCCGCCAGCCGGTCCCCCGGACGCCCGGGACGGCGAGCCCGTCGACGGCGAACTCCGGCACGGTGGCCGCGTACGCGGTGGAGGAGACCTTGACCGGGCGGGCGGCCGCGAGTTCGACCACCGCCCCGCCCGGACCGCCCCTGCTTTCGGCCGCGGCCATGGAGGCGGGCAGCGCGGCACTGATGCCGAAGGCGGCCAGCAGCGTGGTGTTGGCGGCCAGGAACCGGCGCCTGGAGACCGGGGGGACGCCTGCCGGGCCCGCGGTGTCGGCTGCCTGCGCTCCGGCGGTGTCCACTGCTGTCCTGACGTCGCTGTCCAGAGGTGTGTCAGCGGGTTGTTCCGGCACTCCGGCCTCCTGGCTGAGGAAAAGGGACGACTAGAGAGGAGATGACAACGTTGTCAGACGTCAGGAGTGAGGCCTGAAGTCAATGGATGGAGGAGGTGGGCCCGTCGGCCCGGCCGACGTCGGCCGGGCCCCGGGAAGGGACCGCCGACTGCCGGACGAAGAAGCTGTGCCACGGCGATTTGCGGGTGGGGACCGGGATCCTGACGGACTGCCCGGTACCGGCCGCGCCGTGCGCCCCATTAAAGATCGCTCCACCGACGCTTGTAAAGAGTCCGAAACATGGCGGCTCCCCGCCCGTGGCCGGGTCACCGTCCTCGCGCCCATTCCTGCGGCGCCGCGTCCAGCAGTCCGGCGATCCGGGCACGGTCCGGCAGCGGCCCGTGGTCACCGGTGACGCGCAGCGCGGCGCCCGCGGTGATATGCCCGAGCCGCAGCGCCCTTACGGTGTCCTCGCCGCGCAGCAGTCCGGCCAGGAACCCGGCCGCGAACGCGTCGCCGGCGCCCACCGGTTCGACGACCTCGACCCCGGGCGCGGCCACGGTGTGGACCTCGGCGCCGTCGAAGGCGGTGGCGGCCCGCCCGCCGTCCTTGACGACGAGGATGCGCGGCCGGGGCAGCAGCTCCCGCACGGCGGCCGCGTCAACCAGTCCGTCCCCCCACAGGGTCTGCGCCTCGTCGAGGCCGACGAAGACGATGTCCGCCCGCCGGGCGAGGTCGAACAGTACGGCGGCCGCCGTGCCGTCCGTCCACAGGGCGGGCCGGTGGTTGACGTCGAAGCTGACGGGGCAGGGGCGTTCGTCGGCCGGGGGTTCCAGCAGCGCGGTGACCAGGTCCCGGCAGCCATCGGAGAGCGCCGGGGTGATGCCGCTGAGGTGGATGAGCCCGGCGGTGCGCACGGCGTCGTCGTCCAGCAGCTCCGGGGTCAGGGCCGAGGCTGCGGAGCCGCGGCGGTAGTAGTGCACCCGGGTGCCGTCGGTGCCGGGGTCCTTGACGAGGAGTCCGGTCGGGCGGTGCGGATCGGTGCGCACACCGCTGATGTCGACGCCGGACGCGGCCACTTCGGTACGGATCCGGCGGCCGAACGGGTCGTCGCCGAGGGCGGAGACCCAGCGGGCGGGCACAGCGTGGTCGGCGAGGTACATCGCCACATTGGATTCGGCGCCCGCGATCCGTACCCCGAGCAGACCGGCGCCGTCCAGCGGGGCCGCGGGTTCCGGGACCAGCGCGGCCATGGTCTCCCCGATGCAGGTCACCGGGGGCCGGGCGGGCCATCGCGTCCCCGGACGGGATGCCGCGGTCATGCGGAACTCTCCGGCCGGTAGGGGGCGGTGGGCAGGCCCGGAACCCCGACCCGCACGGCGAAGACCGCGCCGTCCAGCGGTCCGGGTGCGGCGAGGCCGTGCCGGGCGCTGGTGACGTACAGGGTGTCCCCGTCGAGGCACAGCCCGGCGGGCTGCACCGCGGGGAGCCGGATCTGCCGGTCCAGGGTGCCGTCGGCGCGGTAGCGGCGGACGGTGCCGGTGCCCCAGACCGCGGTCCACAGGGCGCCCTCGGCGTCGACCGTCATGCCGTCCGGGCTGCCCCGGTCGAGCACGGCGAAGGTGTCCGGCGCGCCCGGCAGCCCGCTGTCCGGGTCGACCGGGTAGCGGCGGATGACGCCCTTCGCGCTGTCGGCGAGGTACATCACGGTGCCGTCCGCCCCGAACGCCGGGCCGTTGGGCACGGTGAGGCCGTCCAGCACCCGGATCACCGTGCCGTCGTGGCCGACCCGGTAGAGGGAGCCCGCGCCCTCCTCTGCGTCGTACGCCATGCTGCCCGCCCAGAACCGGCCGAGTGGATCGGCGGTGGCGTCGTTCATCCGCATCGGCGTGGCAGCCCCGTCCTCGGGGCGGTCGAGCCACTCGGGACGTCCGTCCGGGCCGATCAGGCAGATACCGGTCCCGGCGGCCGCGATCCAGTGGCCGGGGCGCCCGTGGACGGGGGCGACCGCGCCCAACGGCTCGGTGAGCCGGGCCAGTTCGGTCAGCGGGGCCGTGCGGTCGGCGGGGCCGCTCAGCAGCCGTCCGGTGAGGATGTCGACGAGGACGACGCGGCCGCCGACCGCGCGGATCCCCTCGCCGAGCCCGAGCCGGTCCTGCCACTGGACGGCCGGTGCGCCGGCGCTCATCGCCCGGCGTCCGCGGGAAGGCGTACGGCATCGAGGAAGGCGCGGGTGCGTTCGCGCAGCGCGTCGGGGCTGCCTCCGTCGGCCGCGTCGCCGACCAGCGGGGAGCCGACGCCCACGGCGACCGCGCCCCGGGCGAGATAGCTACGGGCCAGTTCGGCGTCCACTCCCCCGACCGGCACGAACGGCGCGTCCGGGAACGGCCCGCGCAGCGCCTTCAGATAGCCGGGGCCTCCGGCCTGTTCGGCGGGGAAGATCTTGTACGCGTCGGCGCCGAGGCGCTGCGCCGCGACGACGTCGGCCGGGGTCATCACTCCGGCCAGCACGGGCAGCCCGAGGCGCTTCGCCTCGGTGACGCCCTCGCAGACGGCCGGGGTGACGACGAAGTCGGCTCCCGCGTCGCGTACCGCCCGCGCGTCCTCGGCGGTCAGGACGGTGCCCGCGCCGAGCGGTGCGGCCGGGCCGAGGGCGGCGCGGGCCCGGCGGATGACGTCGAGCGTGCCCTTTCCGCTGAGGGAGACCTCGATGAGGGCAAGGCCCTCATCGGCGAGGGTGAGTACGGTCCTGAGTGCGGCATCCGCGTCGGCGCCGCGCACGATGGCGACGATCCGGTGGGTGCGCAGCGCGGTCAGCAGATCCATGTGCGGGTTCCCTTTCCTTTCTGTACTGCTGTTGCTCTCTCTGTCCGCGTCGCCGCCTGTGCCGTCACGGTGAGGCGCCAGCGGACCTCGCCGCTGTCCGGCACGCGGGCGGCGTCCCCGTCCCCGGCGGCCGCCAGGTCGAAGACCCGGCCGAGCATCGGCTCGACCCCGACGGAGCGGTACGGTTCCTGCTCGGGGAAGCCCCCGAGGTTGCGCCACAGTGCGACGGACACCGGCTGGCCCTCGGCCTCGACGGCCAGGCGCAGGGTGGCCGAACCGTCGTGGACGTGCACGTGCGGGGTGTCGACGATCGCGCCGACGGCCGTCCCGTCGTCCGGACCGAGCCGGTCGAGGCCGCCGTCCCGGCCGGGCTGCGAGGGCCAGGAGCAGGGGGTCCACCGCGCGCCGCCGTCCGGGTAGAGGCGGGTCGGTGCGCCGTCCCCGATCCCGATGCGGGCCTCCTCCGAGAGATCGAGCAGGGCGTGGGCGGCCCACAGGAAGCGGTAGCCGGGGTCCGCCGTGAGCCGGTAGTCGACCACCACCCCGTCCCCGTCGGCGTGGATCAGACGGCTGAGTCCGAAGTCGGGGCAGTCGACGGACTCGGTGCCGTCGGCGGCCCGTTGCCAGGGCCGGGCCCAGGCGTCGCCGTGGTCGGGAGTGCCGCGCACCGTCGGTACGCACTCCTCCAGTCCACCGGCGTCGGCGAAGGCGTCGCCCGGACGGACGCCGGGGCGGCGCGGCTCCTCGCGGTGCCAGAGCCATTCGCGTCCGGCCGCCCGCAGGGACGTCCACCGTCCGCCGTGCGCCGGGTCGGTCCCGATCCGCGGCGGGGTCACGGCGCTCACCACTCGGCGAAGGCGCCGTCGTCGTGCCGCCACACCGGATTGCGCCAGGCGTGTCCGGCGCGGTCGGCCGCTCGGACGGCGTTCTCGTCGACGGTGACGCCGAGCCCCGGCAGGTCCGTCCGCCGGGCCTGTCCGTCGTCGAAGCGGAACGGTTCGGTGTCGACGACGTACGAGAGCAGATCGGCGTCCTTGTTGTAGTGAATGCCCCGGCTCTGCTCCTGGATGAGGAAGTTCGGGGTGGCGAAGGCGATCTGGAGGCTGGCCGCGAGGGCGATGGGGCCGAGCGGACAGTGCGGGGCGAGCTGCACCCCGTAGGTCTCGGCGAGCGAGCCGATGCGGTGGACCTCGGAGATGCCCCCGGCGTGCGAGAGGTCCGGCTGGGCGACCGCGATCCCGGCCGTCAGGGCGGGCAGGAACCCGGCGCGTCCGTAGAGCCGTTCGCCAGTGGCTATGGGGACGGAGGTGGCTCCGACGAGGGCGGGCAGCAGATGCCCCTGCTCGGGCAGGAGGGGTTCCTCCACGAACAGCGGGTGCAGCGGCTCGATGGCGTGCAGCACCCGGCGGGCCCCGGCGGGACCGAATCTTCCGTGCATGTCGATGGCGACATCGCGGCCGGGACCGAGCACCTCGCGGGCGGCGGCCACCCGTTCGACGACGGCGGCGGTCTCGGCGGGGGTGGCCAGCGGTGAGGTGCGGCCCGCCGCGTTCATCTTGACAGCGGTGAAGCCGGCCTCGACCTGGGCGGTGATCTCCTCGGCGAGACTGGCGGGTTCGTCGCCGCCCACCCAGGCGTAGACCCGGACCAGGTCGCGCACGGGACCGCCGAGCAGTGCGTGCACGGGGGCGCCGTAGGTCTTTCCCGCGATGTCCCACAGGGCCTGGTCGATTCCGGCGACGGCGCTGGAGAGTATCGGGCCGCCCCGGTAGAAGCCTCCCTTGGTGAGCACCTGCCAGTGGTCCTGGATGCGCAGCGGGTCCTGTCCGATCAGATATTCGGCGAGGACGTCGACGGCGGCCCGGACCACCTCGGCCCGGCCCTCGACCACGGGTTCGCCCCAGCCGACGACTCCTTCGTCGGTCTCGATCCGGCAGAACAGCCAGCGGGGCGGGACGAGAAAGGTCTCGATGCGAGTGATCTTCACCGGCTCCCGGTCCCCTCGTCGGTGGCCGCCGCGGTGCCGTGGACCCGGTCGAGGTCGCGTACGGCCTGGTCGAGCAGGGCGCGCATGGCGCGTTCGGCGGCGGCCGGGTCCTGTGCGCGCACGGCGTCCAGGACGGCACGGTGGCTGGGCACGGGGTCCTCGCCGTGCAGCGAGCTGTGCACGATCTCGTCGCGGTGCGCGAGGCCGGACTCGATGACCATCTCCATGCGTTCCAGCAGTTCGTTGTGGGTGGCGGCGAGGAGCGCGCGGTGGAAGGCGAGGTCCGCCTCGACCGCGTGGGCCGCGCCGCCCTCCTGCTCGCCCATCGCGGTGAGGGCCGCTTCGAGTGCGTCGAGGTCGGTGTCGGTGCGGCGTTCGGCGGCCAGCCGGACGGCGGCCGGTTCGATGATGCCGCGGACCTCGCCGAGGTTGCGCAGCAGCGCCAGGTCGGCGCCGGATCCGGGGCCGCCCGCGAACTGCCAGCGCAGCACGTCCGCATCGAGCAGATTCCAGTCGGAGCGGGCTCTTACGAAGGTGCCGCGCTTCTGGCGCGCGTCGACCATCCCCTTGGCCGCGAGGACCTTCAGGGACTCCCGCAGGGCGGTCAGGCTGACGTCAAGTTCGCCCTGGAGCGCCACGAGGTCGAGTGTCGCCCCTTCGGGGATCTCGCCGCTCAGGACCCGGCGCGCAAGAGTCTCCACGGTCTGGCCGTGCACTCCGCGGCGCGCGTATGGCGTCATGTCTGTGTGCCTTTCTGCTGTGCGATGGGTACGGCGGCGCTCAGGCCGAAGCCTTGACGACGGACCAGCCGCCGTCCACGACCAGGCTCGTTCCGGTGATGTAGGACGCTTCGTCGGCGGCGAGGAACGCGATGGCCGCCGCCGCTTCCTGCGGGGTGCCGAACCGGCCCGCGGCGGTCTCGGTGACGCTCTTTCGGCGGTCCTCCTCCGCGACCCGGTCCCAGGCCGCGGTGAGGATGGGTCCTGGCAGTACGGCGTTGACCCGCACCTCGGGTCCGTACTCCACCGCGAGCTGTCCGCACAGGGAGAGCAGCGCGCCCTTGGACGCCGCGTAGGCGGGGTGTCCGGGGATGCCCTTGTGGGCGTGGACCGAGGAGGTCAGCACCGCGGCGCCGCGGTGTTCGCGCAGGTCGGGCAGGACCGCCCGGAAGCCGAGGAAGCTTCCGGTGAGGTTCACCGCGAGCTGGCGCTCCCAGGAGGCGACGGTCATCTCGTGGGCGGGGGTGACGTCGACCGTATAGGCGTTGCTCACCAGGACGCCGACGGGTCCGAAGGTGTGCGCCGCGGCCACGGCCCGCTGCCAGTCGGCCTCGTCGGAGACGTCCGTACGGACGAAGAGGGCCCGGCCGCCCCGGGCGCGGATGCCCTCGGCGACGCTCTCGCCGGGGCCTTCCGCGATGTCCGCGAGGATCACCGCGGCGCCCTCCGCGGCGAGCCGTTCGGCGGTGGCCGCGCCGATGCCCGAGGCGGCTCCGGTGACCACGGCCACCTTGTCGGCGAAGCGGGGGTGCTGGTTCATGGGGCGGGTCGACTCCTCGGGGTTCCTACGTGTTGTGGGCCTGTCGGCTCGTCGGTGACTCTAGTGACGGCGCGTCAGGCAGGTGGCTGCTGCCTTATCAGTACGACGAGTTCCGCGTCGTACTGCGCGGTCCAGATGAACGGCAGCCCGTAGTGCAGCAGATGGGCGCCGCTGTGGACGGCCTTGGTCTGCTGATCGGTGTAGCGGGCGGCCGGGTCCAGCCCGCGCAGCCGCAGCCGGGCGGCGCGGCCGGGGACGAGCGGCGCCCCGTCCAGGCGTCCGGTGTTCCAGGCGGTGACGGCGATGCGTGCGCCGCCCTCCTCCTCGTACTGGATGCCGCAGGTGGCATCGGCCGGGGTGCCGAGCAGCCGGACCTCGCCGTGGTGGAGGAGGTCGCGGATCTCCTTGTAGCGGCTCACCCATGCGGCCGCTTCGGTGCGCTGTCCGGTGGACCAGGTGCGGATGTCGGCGCCGATGCCCAGGACCCCGGCCATGGCGGTGACGAAGCGGAAGCCCAGGGAGCGGGGTCGCGGGTCGAAGACGCCGGGCGAGTCGGTGACCCAGGAGCTCATGGTGT
This sequence is a window from Streptomyces sp. NBC_01217. Protein-coding genes within it:
- a CDS encoding FadR/GntR family transcriptional regulator, translating into MTPYARRGVHGQTVETLARRVLSGEIPEGATLDLVALQGELDVSLTALRESLKVLAAKGMVDARQKRGTFVRARSDWNLLDADVLRWQFAGGPGSGADLALLRNLGEVRGIIEPAAVRLAAERRTDTDLDALEAALTAMGEQEGGAAHAVEADLAFHRALLAATHNELLERMEMVIESGLAHRDEIVHSSLHGEDPVPSHRAVLDAVRAQDPAAAERAMRALLDQAVRDLDRVHGTAAATDEGTGSR
- a CDS encoding bifunctional 4-hydroxy-2-oxoglutarate aldolase/2-dehydro-3-deoxy-phosphogluconate aldolase gives rise to the protein MDLLTALRTHRIVAIVRGADADAALRTVLTLADEGLALIEVSLSGKGTLDVIRRARAALGPAAPLGAGTVLTAEDARAVRDAGADFVVTPAVCEGVTEAKRLGLPVLAGVMTPADVVAAQRLGADAYKIFPAEQAGGPGYLKALRGPFPDAPFVPVGGVDAELARSYLARGAVAVGVGSPLVGDAADGGSPDALRERTRAFLDAVRLPADAGR
- a CDS encoding SMP-30/gluconolactonase/LRE family protein, which codes for MSAGAPAVQWQDRLGLGEGIRAVGGRVVLVDILTGRLLSGPADRTAPLTELARLTEPLGAVAPVHGRPGHWIAAAGTGICLIGPDGRPEWLDRPEDGAATPMRMNDATADPLGRFWAGSMAYDAEEGAGSLYRVGHDGTVIRVLDGLTVPNGPAFGADGTVMYLADSAKGVIRRYPVDPDSGLPGAPDTFAVLDRGSPDGMTVDAEGALWTAVWGTGTVRRYRADGTLDRQIRLPAVQPAGLCLDGDTLYVTSARHGLAAPGPLDGAVFAVRVGVPGLPTAPYRPESSA
- the dgoD gene encoding galactonate dehydratase, producing MKITRIETFLVPPRWLFCRIETDEGVVGWGEPVVEGRAEVVRAAVDVLAEYLIGQDPLRIQDHWQVLTKGGFYRGGPILSSAVAGIDQALWDIAGKTYGAPVHALLGGPVRDLVRVYAWVGGDEPASLAEEITAQVEAGFTAVKMNAAGRTSPLATPAETAAVVERVAAAREVLGPGRDVAIDMHGRFGPAGARRVLHAIEPLHPLFVEEPLLPEQGHLLPALVGATSVPIATGERLYGRAGFLPALTAGIAVAQPDLSHAGGISEVHRIGSLAETYGVQLAPHCPLGPIALAASLQIAFATPNFLIQEQSRGIHYNKDADLLSYVVDTEPFRFDDGQARRTDLPGLGVTVDENAVRAADRAGHAWRNPVWRHDDGAFAEW
- a CDS encoding sugar kinase is translated as MTAASRPGTRWPARPPVTCIGETMAALVPEPAAPLDGAGLLGVRIAGAESNVAMYLADHAVPARWVSALGDDPFGRRIRTEVAASGVDISGVRTDPHRPTGLLVKDPGTDGTRVHYYRRGSAASALTPELLDDDAVRTAGLIHLSGITPALSDGCRDLVTALLEPPADERPCPVSFDVNHRPALWTDGTAAAVLFDLARRADIVFVGLDEAQTLWGDGLVDAAAVRELLPRPRILVVKDGGRAATAFDGAEVHTVAAPGVEVVEPVGAGDAFAAGFLAGLLRGEDTVRALRLGHITAGAALRVTGDHGPLPDRARIAGLLDAAPQEWARGR
- a CDS encoding SDR family NAD(P)-dependent oxidoreductase, producing the protein MNQHPRFADKVAVVTGAASGIGAATAERLAAEGAAVILADIAEGPGESVAEGIRARGGRALFVRTDVSDEADWQRAVAAAHTFGPVGVLVSNAYTVDVTPAHEMTVASWERQLAVNLTGSFLGFRAVLPDLREHRGAAVLTSSVHAHKGIPGHPAYAASKGALLSLCGQLAVEYGPEVRVNAVLPGPILTAAWDRVAEEDRRKSVTETAAGRFGTPQEAAAAIAFLAADEASYITGTSLVVDGGWSVVKASA